The following is a genomic window from Halichoerus grypus chromosome 13, mHalGry1.hap1.1, whole genome shotgun sequence.
TTATGCTTTCCTTGGAAACTGAATTCCTCTCAACTTCCTTGTGCTGCGTGACCTGGGTCTACACTAGGTTTTCCCATTTGCATTTTCGGATTTGTCACTGAAAAGCACAACATCCGTAAATGAACACACACCAGCTCTTTCTGCCACAACAGGATCACCGTGCTCAGTAAGGTAGGGAGAAACGGGCACACTCAAAAACAAGTCCTCTGGGAGCTCTCATGATTACCTTGTTGACTGGCCTCCATGGACGACTGCTTGCACTCCTGTGCGTAGTGTCCGCTTACGCCACAGTTGTAACATGACACGTTCCCGTTCTTCTTGGGCCCCGAACCGCTCGTGTTGGCAACTACATTAGGTGCTGGATAGACAGGATAGAATCTCCCAAATCCCGCCATTTGTTGCATGCCATAGTTGGCTTGGCTCCCCATGACTGGGTCATGCACCAGTCCATTTGCATATGGAGTctgaggcagaaaaaaaggaagttggtTTCCGTTGCTCTGATGTGCTTGGTTGAGGTAGCTGCCATTGCAGATGGATGGCAGAGTAAAGAACGACGGGACTCGGTACAGCGGTCCGGGCATTGGGTTAGGATAGTAGTAACTGTTTAGCTGAAGGCTGCCATTGGTCCCACAGCTGCACCTGCGCCCACAAGAACCACAAGGACCCGAGCCCATCTGCTGTGGCGGCAGTACTGTCCCGTTAGCGTTCGTGTTTCCCACAGCACTGATGTAAGACGTGCTGTCACTCTGCGCAGTACTGTGTGTCAACGCAGGGctcgggctgggggcggggcctggggtgtgggtggggacGGCGGGCGGCGCTGCGGGCTGGGCCTGACTGATGCCCGCCCCCGCCGACTGGGCCGACGTGGCCGCCGTGCTGAGCACGCTGGAATTCTGGCTGGGCAACACACTGGCGGCGAGGGGAGAGCCTGGCAAGGGGTAGGAAGCTGGTGGCTGGGCGGCTGACAGGCCGGCTGCTGGAAGAACTACCTTCACATTGGTAGGCTGAGGGACGGTCCCAGTGTTTCCCTCGATTTGAGGCACCATTTGATTGAGTCCTACCACCTGGGATGCAGATTTTGTGATGGGGTCCGTGGTAGCGACAGGAGATCCCGGAAAACTACCTGGGCTGTGGACAGGAAGAAAGGCAGTGTTTGGTGATCCGATGCTCAGACTCGCGGGGGGCTGCTGTGGGATGTTAACTGGGCAACTCTCTGAAGACCCCTGTGGTGGCGGCAACTTTAGCCTCTGGATTGTGAGGTGCAAAGCAGGGGCGCTGCTGTGGGGGAGGAAGGCTGATGGAAGAGGTAAAGGGGAAGCCAGTAATTCAAGGTGCTTTTCAGATTCTCCAGTAGAAGCTGCTGGCCCCAGGATTCCAACAGGGGTGGAATTTGTGGATTCCCTTATTGCAGAAATAGCAACAGGACTGGGAACGAGCATCCCTATTGTCTTGCCATCGGCAGATTTGGGTGGAGGAACAACAACGTCAGACTTCTGGGCACCATTGTGCATGACACAGTGTAAAGTTGGCATAAAAGAAATATGCTGATACTTGGGTGCGGTGAGGGGATCTTCTAAAAGGCCTCCGTTGTCGCTTCCTAATGAAGCAATCTGAACAGGCGGCTGGACAGTGACGGTCTGGCTGACGGAACCATAGCCTGTAAACCTGGTTGTTGACGGATTCCCAGAATCCTCAGAATTGCTGTCTGTGTCTAAGGGAAACATATAAACAGATGTTAAAGCATGCATCACTCTCATCTCTcgctaaaataaattttaagtatatctatttttttttattttacattttattttttttaagtaggttctacgcccagcatggagcccaacgcggggcctgaactcacgaccctgagatcaagacctgaggtgagatcaagagtcagacacttaactgactgagtcacccaggcaccccaaattttaaGTGTATCTAAAATCAACTCTGAAGTTTAGAACTGGAGGAGATGTGTCCCTCTGTTTCCTGACCACCAAGCTGACCTTCATTTAATTTTTGGCCTcctatggacttttttttttaaatatagagattctggaaaaggcaaaactacagtgACAATAAAAAGGCCAGTGGTCATCAGGGGCGGGGAGCTGAGGGCAGAGACaaagaggcagagcacaggggactTTCAGGCAGTGACAATgatctgtatgatattataatggtaAATACAAGTCATTATAACATTTGTCCAAAGCCACTGAAGGTATAACAATCAAGAATGAACCCTTAGGTCAACGACAGGCGCTGCTGGGTGATAATAATGTGTCCACGGATGTTCACGCTTAGTACAAAGTGTACCACTCCAGTGAGTGCTACTGATAACAGGGTAGGCTGTCTACGTGGCAGAAGTACAGGGGAAATCTCTGTAGTACTTTCCTCTTCATCATATTgtaagcctaaaactgctctaaaaaaattaagtctttgaaaaagaaaatccatggaGAGATAAGCAACAAAAGGTTAACTGGAGACTGAATGAAGCACAATATAAATACTGAGATTTATTTAATATCACCTTATTACTAAGAAAAGGATTGGATCTTTTTAATCAATTTTAGGCAATTCACTTGATTTGTATTCTGCACTGCCAAACCCAAGGTCTTCCCATGGGTCTCACACGTATGATGCAATCACAAGACTATCCTTCACCCAAAGATCTAGAGGTAGGGAATGGAAGAGAATGGAATAAATATTCGTACTTTTACATATTTCAGTGgggaaaagaacatttaaagCTCCTATTTTAGTCAtaaaacaaatggtgctggagcacaAGCAGTGAGGCAAATACGAGAGCGCCGCCATCTCGCCCATGGCAAAACAGCAAAGCGGCAAATCCAAAATTACACGTCATATGGCGTTATTGCTGCAATCGCTCTCATGCTTGTATACAGGAAGAGCTTCAATCTAGACTTCCCCTGAGTGTCCTGACTTCCGGTAGAAAGAGGGCAAAAGATAAAGTCTAGTTCACAATATGTAGGTATCATAAACCCAGATGCTGCACTAATATGTAGAGAAACCATGCAATTAAATGTAGTGcccattttaacatcttttttgcTCATAAATACAAGCAAAACTATATCATGTACTTAAAAAAGTTTACATGTATTAAGGTAACAACTAGCTATACTATCCTCAGCAAAGATGTTAAAAACTTTTGAAACAATACTAAAAACAAATCATACTAGTAGTCTTCCTCAAGAAAGGTTAAACAGAACCTGCTTAATGACACAGGATGTCAACAGTGCTATTAATTCAATTATTATAATTTAGGAAGAAGAGTTTCAATTCATGAGTAAGTGGTTCTAGCATAAACTTCCCTTAATAACTGAGGTGTTTCTTGCTAAATGTTTCAAAACAAAACGTATCCAAAAATTAGTAACTTATTCAAGGCATTTTACCTGTACCTGTAACCATCACAGCAATACACAGTGAGGAAGACAAACACTGAAGTCCAAAGAAGACAGATCATTTCTCAGGTGGTTAACTACATTTCTGTATGAACTGGGCTTTCTTTAAATCTTAAGTCACGGCAAATGGTCCCATGAGTTTAAATGATCCCAAAAGGTTTTCTGAGCATTGTAAGGACTCATCTAGCTAATTAGAGACGGTCTCTCCCTTTTTTGCATTGGCTTTCAAAAGTATGAAGTCTCAAAACAAAACCCCATTATGAgcaacagaacaacaacaaagtcACATGCTTTTTAAAGCAACCTTTTCATGCActcaaaattctaaaaatgattaAAGCTTTTTCCCCACAGTGGATATTTTCCCCCTGCTGGTTTTAGATATTCCAAATGATTCCTCATTTAGGGAAGGCTCAACTTAGTCACTGGATAACGGAACTTCTCTGAAAAAGGGCAAGCTCCTCCATCTAGGCCGCCAACTCACCCTATCCGACGGCAGGAAAGGGAGGCTGCAAAGTGACCTGAGTGCACAGATGGACTCTTCACAATTCTGACCAAGAGGCCAAATGTACACTGTTAGCTCAAGAGCCCCTGGATTATTGGTACATCCTACAGAATCAAGCAGAGCCTGGGGAATGAAACACACTGACAGCTTGTCTATTCTGGAtaaggcataaaaataaaaataaaataaaaatgctctcatttaaccttcataaGAGCTCTGGGCagttatctccatttttttttctttttcatgaggAAACTGCAGATCAGAAATAGCGGTGGCTCTAATGAGAACCGGGGGGAGAGTCACTGCACGCTGCAGGGCCGGGCTTCAAACCAACCGCCCAGTAAGACGGGCTTTAACTGTGCGTGACGCAGCAGCCCTCCTGCCGGAGCTCCCCAACACATGACCTGATACTCTGACACAGAAGCTGAGGTCTCGGGAAGCTGCACGCTGCCCAGGAAGAAGCCACGCGTGGCTGAAATGCTGTGGTCTAAGGCTCTCTATAGATCATGGCCCCAGGGAAACCATTTAATACTTCCCACTAGCATGGCTTCACCTTATAACCAAAATGTTCCTAATCAGATGTTTATAACCAAGATGTTACCAATCAGATGTCTTTATCATGTGTAAAGAATGATATCCTCAttcaacatacacatttttgAGATCACATTTCCAGAATGGTAGTAAGGATCTCTGACACGCCCCTCCTGCATAAAAGGAACAAGAATCCTGGCAAAAACTGTCCAAATCAACTCTTTCAGAACTCTAGAAATTAACTAAAGGCTTACAGCAATCTGAGGAGTGTTTATTCCAGAAAAGCCATTGAATCTCTTAAGGGTGAGCACTGTGGCATTTTACCTTGCCCTAATTCCTGTATACTTTCTCCAGCTCAGAAGTAGCTTCATAAATGAAAAGTTTTGCAGCTACAGTAGCTAGATAAACCAGCAGCCTAGCAGCCAGCAGAAAAAGCATGGATTTGGAGCTCTCTAAAAGCCCCATCCCCAAAGAACTGTCACTACTGGCCTAGCAGTCAGAGCTCACTCTGTGTTAACAGCTACTTACCCACGGGGCATTTGTCACAGTCAGTCAGCTGCAAATGTTTAACAACTAGGCTGCCTGAGGCAGCATTACCAGTTGGGGCTAACAAGAGGTTgaccaaaaaacttaaaaaaaaaaacccagaagaatgAGATGTCCACAGGGAGCTTTGAAAAGCTTCCACATATTCCTGAAAATCTAGAAGGCCATGCTCACGTCTAGGGCTGTATGTAAGCCCAGGAAAGACCTGAGAAAGCCCTACACTCTTAACTTTTGGCTGACTCTGAGCTTCTGTTTAAGGAGGAATTGAAGACaatacatacagagaacaaacagcaAAATGGCAGATGTGAATCTGCGTTATCAGTAATTACAGTAAAATTAAATGGATTAAACATTCCACTCAAATGGCAGAGATACGCAGAATGGCTAAAAAGCCGTAATCCAACTACACACACTTCAGATTCAAAGACACGAATAGGCTTaaagtaaaaggacagaaaaagaagtACCCTGGCAAATAATACCCGAGAGAGCTAGAGTGCTCTATTATTCTCAGATAaaagactttaagacaaaaattcttactagagacaaaaaaaaagggatattttataatgataaaaggatcaatccatCGGGAagatatgtatattataaatatgtacctCTAGCAACacacattttcaatttttctacaccgaactctttattttattatgactatttttctacttaatttcATATGCAGggaaataaagccttaaaaaaaaaaaatcaacattgcTAGGAACTGCCAAGTCAGTGGTCTATGACACCCTTTATAccagttaaatttaaaatcaataatgacaaaaaataaataaataaataaataaaaaataaaataaaatcaataatgacATTTATAGGAACATAAAATTACTTATGTCTGATTGATTTTAAGAGACAACACACATTTTCCTCCGCCACCCCCATATCCGTTCCAGAGAGCAAAcctctgtctttttcttcttcactttcaAAGCTTTCTCTTCCATCATGTCGTGGGCTAGAAGGAGAACTGTAACTCTCTGAAGAGGTTTCTCCACACGTGTCATGTCCAGATCCAATGTCCAAATTCACATCTAAAAataacaattctatttttaaagaatcatgtTAAGTAGTTAAATTAATTTCTGAATTAAACCATTAGAATTAGTTACAgctgtaaaaaattttttctttcagtttttctaaaAAGCTGGTCCTTGATCTAGGTAAAAATTCATTATTAAAGCacaattttaattgaaaataccTGAATaacaaatacattcttaaaataaaggCAGAGGAACAAGTGGATcttaatgactttaaaaaaaaatcagagttaaGGTTCTTTGTAGGGTCTGCTCAATAACAGCGCATGGAGCCATTTTCTAAGTCTGGATATTTTAACTCCTCAGAGCTTATTGGAAAACTCATTCTTTAATAGAACTCAAGAATAGAACTGACTGCCAAAAATGCTTATCCAGTTAAATCACTGTGCTTGAGTATTTAAAAAGAGTCAAATGCTTCCCATCTAGTAGACTAAGTAGCCCCTTGAGTTCTGCCCAGAAACCAAACCCACATCGAGGTGGGGTAGGGGGTGTCGTACAGAACCTGTCATGATCAATGAGCCATATCTGTTTTGGGCACAGAGAAAAGATTATTAGTATACCTAGTACTAGACATTCCTGCACTGGCCCAAATTTAGGTAACTGTTCTATTCATTTCTGTAAACCCAGCAGCTAACATAGTTTCTGCCTCACAGCAAGCATTCAACACATGTTTAGTAGATAAATCCCCATATAAGGAATTCTGGAGGTATTTTAGAATTATATAGATGAGTGAACCATTTCTATGGCAACCTGGTAGAAGCAATAAAAGGTAATTGCTTGGACAAAATAtgtgttagaaaaaaaagatatggtttGTGTAATGAACAAGGCAGCTGACTAATCTGTGTCCTTTAATACCTTGAATGTATTAAATTTATAACAGTGTTAGTACGGTGAAGTATGACCTAGCCTAGCCCAACCACTCCAATGGTGAAGTGATATTAAAGAATAAAGTCATTAAGAATGCAGATGTTGCTAATTCCCTTTGGGTAATAAAATGCCAAACTGCCAAAGGAAAACCACACAAAATCTCATGAGACTGTAAGAAAAGTGGCAGAGGAGTGACTTGGGCAAGTAATAATTTTACAGAAAAGTAAGCTGGAGTGTACTTATACACAGAATAGGTTCTGCATTACCAGTCACAACATGACTAAGGAAAGGGATGCAAGCCAACACTAATGGTAATCTGAAGACGATCTAATGTGCCACGGTGGCCAAACAGCCTGCCATTAAACTGgactaatgaaaataaaacctataCAACTGTGGCACATACAGAGATTGTGCATATAAATACTTCAAGCAGCAAGATGAACAAAATGAACAATTCTACTAAGGGAATCAAAGATTCAATGATCgtataaaaccagaaatgatgCACTAAAAGGGAGCCACTGGGGGAGGGTGAGCTGAGATTTGCTCCCTAAAACTCAGAGAGTGAAACTACAGTGGAGTCTCTGAAACTTCAAAGAGTAAGTTTtggaatatgttaaaaataaaaaaaaaaagggcagctaTTTCTCCAAATGCCAAATTATAGAATGATTTACTCTAGATTATATAGCTAGTCAATATTCTAATCACCAAATTGTCAAATATAATAATTTGCAGTTTTCAAGGaactaaatctaaatctaaaactatactAAACACAATTCTCTCTCTGATGATCCAGAAAGTGCAGAGTCTTTGGAATTTTTCTCATCAGGAATCATGTGACCCTCTGGAGTCAAGAGGTGTGAACGGAGAAGATGAAACAATTATGACGAAGGATGTTCCACCCACTGTCCTTTCAAACAGAAGCATACACTTTTTTATTTATGTCTCAAAGGGTAAAAGGTTATGCATGTTATTAAGAAGACAAAACCCCCAAAATTACCATATTCTATTCTGGCCACTATTCTAACAGTAAAAATCCTGGTTACTAGTATGTACGAACAAACAGAAGTTAAGGTGGACTGAAGAAGCATGCAGGTATACCAGATGACAGAACCACAGTGGGTTATTAAAGGAAGCTGGAGGTTTTTAAGTCTCTGAAATCTCTTAAAAGAATTACTGAGAGGTCAACTATCTCACGGCCCCCCAAACTTCTTGGTGCCACAATCCACAACAGAAGAACGGGGTGGAAGAAACACAGGGTGATACCGTGGAACAAAGTTCTTAACGCAGATGAAGTAAAGCAAGCATCCTTTTTAGTGGAGAGATTTAAAGCTGGAGGTTTTAAAAGCAAATACACTGCAAAGAATATAGATGACAAAGAAGACTGCCTGCTTTCTTGGGAGGACACAACACAAAGGGAGGCAGTAAGGGACTTATTTTGCTACCTTTTGTATCTTTAGAATATTGAACTATATAAATGTATTACTACTCAAAATGGAAGttaaattttaagattaaaaatgagTAATACTTCTCTTGGTTATTTAAAGATGAGGACAACCTACCAATCAGAAGGATCTGATATTTTCAAATCCAATACAGTCTCTACACTTTATGACATGCAggatttttccaaaaagaaaaacatcctaaATACATCTTGAGTTTACTGAATGCTTAAAGGTAATTCCTTCTTTATACCCTAATGTCTCAAAGGGACATTAATAAATAgagggttgtttttatttttaaatcagagtcGGCAAACATCTGAGCTACATTTGACATCAATGCGAAgttgaagattttatatatagtCACACTTCAGGACACAGAATAAGGTTTATCTTAACAAAAAATCCAGATGTTGTATTTTCAGAATACTGGAAAATAAAGAGCCAAAGGGATTTGGGAGTTTGGGATGTTATTTAGAAGTTCTTAATAACCTACAcaatgtatgttttcttctacctTTGAATAGCGAAAAGGAACTAAAATTACTGAGCACCGACGTACTCAGCACTGGAGAAATGCTTTTCAGATGCAAccatatttaattctcacaatctAGGGAAGGAGATTATTATTCCTGTCTTACAAATGAGAAGAATAAGGCTTCGGAGTGGCCACACATTTACAAAACCACACTGCGGAGTACAACAGTCAAACCCACGTCTGTCTGAGATCAAAGTCCACAGGACTTCTCCGCAAATAGGAAGCTAACAAGGAAAGAAGAGTCGTGTGCTTCTCCGGGAAGCAGCAATTCCCAAATTATGTGAGAGACAAGAGACAGAGCGATCTTCTGAGGGTGGGACACATTTGACAGAAATTTCCACTGGGAAATGACCCAGCGAAGTCAGTCATCCAGGAGACAAACATGTGGGCAGTGAAGAAAATGAGCTGGAGGGAGGAAGACCAGAGACAGGGAGGTGTGCGGGAAGTAATTTCCAACCATCAACCGACAGAGGCCTTTTGTCGTTCTTATTTTAGCTTTTCCTCCTCCTGTTAGCTGCCACCACCACAGGAAACCTCAAAGGTAGTTAAGTGTTACAATAAACCCAACAACgacgtgggtttttttttttccatgtcatttttttccccaaagacagTTGTTCAGTTGGTTAATTCAATGAGTTGGCCAGATGACTTTTAGAATCAAAATGTAACTGTATTTCCTGTATCAATTTTCAGTCTCTCTGAATAAATACCTGATTTAAAAGCATaatccattaaaaatatatattctggttATTCATGTTGTATCACAACCGAATGTgctaatatttgaataaaatttaaatttaaaaaatccttgatTTGTGAGGTCAGTCCCGTCAACAAATGTGTTAGGTACACACATGAGCAAAAAACATTCTCCTACCAGTCTATgggcttttattctcttttatctttcctATTAATAGTAAACATGACACTGAAAAGTTATCAATGAACCAGAAGAAaggacatttctcaaaagaatacaaaaccaaAGAGACCTTAAAATAAAAGTGGGTAAATGGAAACTATACAAATCTAGcacaataaaaatctgagtgTCTGCATTCCCCTAAATTTCCATAAAACCCCCACGAAGGATGGTCAGTAAAACATGAAAATGTCAACAAGATTCCAAAAAATGACTTTACACAAGAACAAGGACAGGTTTCCATGAGGGTAAAAAAGATCTTCCAGGTCCCTGGACCTCTGCTCTGGAGCAGGGACTGGCTTGAGAAGCTAACAAGTGAGGAGCCGGTTGCtaccagaggaaggagaaggtcaGTAAGCAGAACTGTGGCAAAGGAAAGGTGTACCTCCACTGCTGAATCCTACATCCTCAATTAATGCCATTAATACTTCAGAATGGTTTAATTCAGAAATTGCTATTCTCATCAGTGCAGGATCAAAGTATGATATCAGGATTTGACACAACAGTTCAATATCTACTATAATAGATATCACGCTAAATATATTTAGGGGATgggtattaaaagaaaaactttcttaCCTTTCACAGAACCACCATGGGCATGTTGAGAAGCAGAGAATCTAATACCATTTATTCTACTATTCAATCTGTTGTCAGTTTTCATCGTTTTCTCCCTAAACCCAAAGTATACATGTTACCGACATTTTTTATAAGCCTCTCTAGAGAACACAGTTAATTACTATTACTAAGATTCcccctcagggcgcctgggtgactcagtcggttaagcgtgtgcctttggctcaggtcatgatcccagggtcctgggatcgagccccacgttgggctccctgctcaccggggaaattgcttctccctctcccactccccctgcctgtgtgctctctctctttctctctggcaaataaataaaaataaaatctttacaaaaaaattttagtaaGCTATAATCTAAATACAAGATTCACCTTTTAGTGTACAGTTCTGAGACTTCTGCACCCCTCCAAACTAAACAGATTTGGCAATAGCTTTATTTCAATCATTTGCGTTCgttgataattttaaattaaaaaaaaattaagtctcgAAGTAAAAATAAGGTGAGAACTAGTAGAAAAATACTATTTGTATGTCATCAACTAAACATGCCCAAAGTCAAATCCCACATGTTGCCTTTCTTACCAATTTCTACTACTGGAAAATTACACTGAACCTACTTTTCTATTTGtggctttcctttcttcttatttattgATGATAAGCTTCGTTTCTCAGTTGAATGctaatggaaagaataaaaagaaatcaaacagacTAAAACTAAACCATACTGTGTTGTTATCCTTCTATTCTGAGACCAAACATTAAAATGACATATTCCCAGTTGTATATTCTAATAAATTCTGACTTCTAACCTATTTCCTGAAAATACCTACCTGAATCACTAAAATCTGCACATTCTCTGATAAATACTTAATATTAACCTAAGAAAAATacctattttgtattttgtttttaaaatggaccTGTGTTCCTTCTTCTGaccacaaaataaaacacagtcaaGAAACTGGTATTTGCTACACCTTCAACAGAATTCTCTTAAAGTTCAGGTTGCTAAAACTTCAAAACAGTTTTGTCACCTTTAAGGGGAGAAGGTGTAGGCACTGAAATAGAGAAAAGGCATAATCAAATGGCCTCTGAAAATAGGCCATTAAGTAGGACTAAGGTAACATACAACTTCTTAAAATATGCTTCAATGCTTTAGTTTGTAAAAACGCATTCCAGTAAAGGTTAACATTTGGATCTGAGTGTTGTCCAGAAATAACAATCAGGTTAACCAATCTATTTTCTAGGAAGAAGGTGGTTCTCTCCAGAGCTGCACAGTGAGCATCCCCCTACATCCGTGGTGCTACCGTACCTAAACGGACACACATGAGAGCATTCTGTGCTTTGACTACACCAACTCCTAAGAAAGCAAATATTTCCTAATTACATTCAGGAGCTAGGGAAAGTGCCCCAGCTATTCATGAGGAAAGGTCGGTTTCCAAATTCACATCACTAACAGCAAGATAGCAATTGAACTGTGAATAATTCTTTCAAAAGCGAAAAAATCTGGCAAAACCATTTAATGTATCCCTAATTAGAATAAACATTAAAGGATTTGTATCAAAAGGTACTAAATTTTTGAGCAATAAAGGCAATCTCAGCGTATTCTTTTAGGTCTCAGAAGAGCTTAGACCACATATTCCAGTTAAATTTAAAGTCCAACACTTACACTATCTGACATAATAACGCACAGAGGACTCGACTCTTCTAGAGCAGCAACGCGCAAAGACAGAAATGAAACCCTCCAATACCTGGTCAGCTAAGGCCACACAGTGCTCCGGGTGCTGAACGGCAGGACAGCTTTGCTTCCTCCAATCCACGAGTCCATTCTGTTCGGAATATTGCATGGTGAGCCCATCCAGTGGAGAACAACTTGTACCGACAGTGCTATCAGAAAAGTTTACACATGCATGAAAATCTACTCTTAATAGTGGGGCCTACTGTTCACAGCATGAAGAAGCTGCAGTGACCCTTTCttcagtatattatttttttacacaaTGCCTAGTGATACCTCTATGGGAAAAAAAGTATACTGTGAGAATAAACTATTACACAGCTATCTGATCTAAGATAAGAATTAATACCTTTCTCTAAGGAAATCAGTAACGAATGCATGCTGTCTTCAGACTCTATGCTCCGGTCATCCCGTACCACCCCCGGCTGGCGGGAAGCCCCGATCCTGCGAGGATCGCTAAGAGCTGCATCTATCTAAGGCATATTAAAGGACAGGATGATGTGactgaaaaccaaaagaaacaaacagaaacagactcaaaaagAATCCAGAGAAGGAAGGTACTGAACAGGGCCTTTAAAATAACAGTGCTTAACACGTCATTGACTACAAGACGATGAGACATTCTGG
Proteins encoded in this region:
- the ZCCHC2 gene encoding zinc finger CCHC domain-containing protein 2 isoform X1, which codes for MLRMKLPLKPTHPVEPPPEAEEPEADARPGAKAPPRRRRDCRPPPPPAGLPRGPPPPPPPPPPPPPPPPRGLGPPVAGGPAAGAGMPGGGGGGPAAALREQERVYEWFGLVLGSAQRLEFMCGLLDLCNPLELRFLGSCLEDLARKDYHYLRDSEAKANGLSDPGPLADFREPAVRSRLIVYLALLGSENREAAGRLHRLLPQVDSVLKSLRAVRGEGSRGGAEDEPGERGEDGEGEEDAEKDGSGPEGSGAEPRPGGGLGFRAQEELLLLFTMASLHPAFSFHQRVTLREHLERLRTALRGGPEDAEVEVEPCNFASPRAQNDSAHGDYTQSNEASLLEQAPIPHDGLPVAPHRTQREAVHIEKIMLKGVQRKRADKYWEYTFKVNWSDLSVTTVTKTHQELQEFLLKLPKEVSSETFDKTILRALNQGSLKREERRHPDLEPILRQLFSTSSQAFLQSQRVHSFFQAVPADPLHSLNNLQSSLKTSKILEHLKEDSSEASSQEEDVLQHTIIHKKHTGKSPLVNTVGTSCSPLDGLTMQYSEQNGLVDWRKQSCPAVQHPEHCVALADQHSTEKRSLSSINKKKGKPQIEKEKTMKTDNRLNSRINGIRFSASQHAHGGSVKELLFLDVNLDIGSGHDTCGETSSESYSSPSSPRHDGRESFESEEEKDRDTDSNSEDSGNPSTTRFTGYGSVSQTVTVQPPVQIASLGSDNGGLLEDPLTAPKYQHISFMPTLHCVMHNGAQKSDVVVPPPKSADGKTIGMLVPSPVAISAIRESTNSTPVGILGPAASTGESEKHLELLASPLPLPSAFLPHSSAPALHLTIQRLKLPPPQGSSESCPVNIPQQPPASLSIGSPNTAFLPVHSPGSFPGSPVATTDPITKSASQVVGLNQMVPQIEGNTGTVPQPTNVKVVLPAAGLSAAQPPASYPLPGSPLAASVLPSQNSSVLSTAATSAQSAGAGISQAQPAAPPAVPTHTPGPAPSPSPALTHSTAQSDSTSYISAVGNTNANGTVLPPQQMGSGPCGSCGRRCSCGTNGSLQLNSYYYPNPMPGPLYRVPSFFTLPSICNGSYLNQAHQSNGNQLPFFLPQTPYANGLVHDPVMGSQANYGMQQMAGFGRFYPVYPAPNVVANTSGSGPKKNGNVSCYNCGVSGHYAQECKQSSMEASQQGTYRLRYAPPLPPSNDTLDSAD
- the ZCCHC2 gene encoding zinc finger CCHC domain-containing protein 2 isoform X2, encoding MLRMKLPLKPTHPVEPPPEAEEPEADARPGAKAPPRRRRDCRPPPPPAGLPRGPPPPPPPPPPPPPPPPRGLGPPVAGGPAAGAGMPGGGGGGPAAALREQERVYEWFGLVLGSAQRLEFMCGLLDLCNPLELRFLGSCLEDLARKDYHYLRDSEAKANGLSDPGPLADFREPAVRSRLIVYLALLGSENREAAGRLHRLLPQVDSVLKSLRAVRGEGSRGGAEDEPGERGEDGEGEEDAEKDGSGPEGSGAEPRPGGGLGFRAQEELLLLFTMASLHPAFSFHQRVTLREHLERLRTALRGGPEDAEVEVEPCNFASPRAQNDSAHGDYTQSNEASLLEQAPIPHDGLPVAPHRTQREAVHIEKIMLKGVQRKRADKYWEYTFKVNWSDLSVTTVTKTHQELQEFLLKLPKEVSSETFDKTILRALNQGSLKREERRHPDLEPILRQLFSTSSQAFLQSQRVHSFFQAVPADPLHSLNNLQSSLKTSKILEHLKEDSSEASSQEEDVLQHTIIHKKHTGKSPLVNTVGTSCSPLDGLTMQYSEQNGLVDWRKQSCPAVQHPEHCVALADQHSTEKRSLSSINKKKGKPQIEKEKTMKTDNRLNSRINGIRFSASQHAHGGSVKDVNLDIGSGHDTCGETSSESYSSPSSPRHDGRESFESEEEKDRDTDSNSEDSGNPSTTRFTGYGSVSQTVTVQPPVQIASLGSDNGGLLEDPLTAPKYQHISFMPTLHCVMHNGAQKSDVVVPPPKSADGKTIGMLVPSPVAISAIRESTNSTPVGILGPAASTGESEKHLELLASPLPLPSAFLPHSSAPALHLTIQRLKLPPPQGSSESCPVNIPQQPPASLSIGSPNTAFLPVHSPGSFPGSPVATTDPITKSASQVVGLNQMVPQIEGNTGTVPQPTNVKVVLPAAGLSAAQPPASYPLPGSPLAASVLPSQNSSVLSTAATSAQSAGAGISQAQPAAPPAVPTHTPGPAPSPSPALTHSTAQSDSTSYISAVGNTNANGTVLPPQQMGSGPCGSCGRRCSCGTNGSLQLNSYYYPNPMPGPLYRVPSFFTLPSICNGSYLNQAHQSNGNQLPFFLPQTPYANGLVHDPVMGSQANYGMQQMAGFGRFYPVYPAPNVVANTSGSGPKKNGNVSCYNCGVSGHYAQECKQSSMEASQQGTYRLRYAPPLPPSNDTLDSAD